In Chaetodon trifascialis isolate fChaTrf1 chromosome 4, fChaTrf1.hap1, whole genome shotgun sequence, one DNA window encodes the following:
- the mysm1 gene encoding histone H2A deubiquitinase MYSM1 isoform X2, with product MHSQSPQPTSSRVSTLANAVRIEKLSDEEDEEVDITDDLSDEGDDDDKPQAVLKSEFCEPEQLTGTGEQKEAGLTGTKDQPDRTSSSPHRPQPSSSLPCSEKTGLDERGDERVSPPPKQLQEGAQTASEEMAEEDEGQSSHSESSAQTGELEEASVDGTDSAAKTEQSLADRPEEDQEEEEEEEEEELLKAPDQEIEMDMETITEDEKQAIPEFFEGRPSKTPERYLKIRNYILDQWMKSKPKYLNKTSVRPGLKNCGDVNCIGRIHTYLELIGAVNFNCEQAVYNRPKVVDRSKQKEGKDVLEAYQLAQRLQSMRTRKRRVRDIWGNWCDAKDLEGQTYEHLSAEELALRREEMKKQPRPCKMSRFRGSFDPFQLIPCRSFGEDVQEPFQVIVCAETLLIMDMHAHVSRGEVIGLLGGTFSEDEKVLKICAAEPCNSVSTGLQCEMDPVSQTQACDVLSSLGFSVVGWYHSHPSFHPNPSVRDINTQDQFQSYFSRGGAPFIGMIVSPYDPVNRSPHSQTTCLLVKESQEPSGPQKLPYRFDFLSSPDIPDWEQTLRRAQWIIHKYCQTPGSVQMNKFFRKDSHLTCLEKMLSSLARYLEPLPDEEGDPFLRQIHALFQSDFIAKQQLPDQEEGESDDLAYDQLIREERPQERGGDSDPDSVKASDRGVQPTTKTTDTTSETNSSTVLHLGSVLSTEHDYLL from the exons ATGCACTCGCAATCCCCTCAGCCCACCTCCAGTCGAGTGTCCACTTTGGCAAACGCTGTCCGTATAGAGAAGCTttctgatgaagaggatgaggaggtagACATCACTGATGACCTGAGCGATGAGGGAGACGATGACGATAAACCACAGGCTGTGCTCAAAAGTGAGTTCTGCGAGCCGGAGCAGCTAACGGGCAcaggagagcagaaagaggCAGGTCTGACTGGGACAAAGGACCAACCCGACCGCACCTCGTCATCCCCACACAGGCCTCAACCCTCGTCTTCCCTCCCTTGCTCAGAGAAGACTGGTCTAGACGAGAGAGGCGATGAGAGAGTCTCACCACCTCCAAAACAACTTCAGGAAGGAGCTCAGACAGCCTCAGAGGAAATggctgaggaagatgaaggcCAGAGCTCCCATTCTGAAAGCTCAGCACAGACTGGTGAACTGGAAGAGGCCTCTGTTGACGGCACAG ATTCTGCTGCGAAGACTGAGCAGAGTCTAGCTGATAGACCAGAAGAAGaccaagaggaggaagaagaggaggaggaggaggagctgcttaAGGCTCCTGACCAGGAAATAGAGATGGACATGGAGACAATCACTGAGGATGAGAAACAAGCTATCCCAGAGTTCTTCGAGGGACGACCATCCAAGACCCCTGAAAGATACCTTAAGATCCGAAACTACATCCTGGATCAATG GATGAAGAGCAAGCCCAAGTACCTGAACAAGACGTCAGTCCGCCCTGGACTGAAGAACTGCGGAGACGTCAACTGCATTGGGAGAATACACACTTATCTGGAGCTCATTGGAGCCGTCAACTTCAACTGCG AGCAAGCAGTCTATAATCGACCAAAGGTGGTGGACCGCTCCAAGCAGAAGGAGGGCAAAGACGTGCTTGAGGCCTACCAGCTGGCCCAGAGACTGCAGAGCATG CGGACCAGGAAGCGACGCGTGCGGGACATATGGGGAAACTGGTGTGACGCTAAAGACTTGGAGGGACAGACGTATGAG CATCTCAGTGCTGAGGAGCTTGCTCTGCggagagaagagatgaagaagcagCCTAGGCCCTGCAAGATGTCCAGATTCAGAGG GTCTTTCGATCCATTCCAGTTGATTCCCTGCAGGTCTTTTGGGGAGGATGTACAG GAGCCATTCCAGGTTATTGTGTGTGCAGAGACTCTTCTCATAATGGACATG CACGCCCACGTGTCGCGGGGGGAGGTCATCGGCCTGCTAGGTGGAACTTTCAGTGAGGACGAGAAAGTTTTAAAG ATCTGTGCAGCAGAGCCATGCAACAGTGTGAGCACAGGCTTGCAGTGCGAGATGGACCCGGTGTCTCAGACACAGGCCTGCGACGTGCTGTCGTCGCTGGGCTTCAGTGTGGTGGGCTGGTACCACTCACACCCCTCCTTCCACCCCAACCCTTCAGTCCgggacataaacacacaggacCAGTTCCAG AGTTATTTCTCACGTGGCGGAGCCCCCTTCATCGGGATGATAGTGAGCCCCTACGACCCAGTCAACCGCTCCCCTCACTCCCAAACCACCTGCTTGTTGGTGAAAGAGAGCCAGGAGCCTTCAGGCCCACAGA AGCTGCCCTACAGATTCGACTTCCTGTCATCACCAGACATTCCAGACTGGGAACAGACGTTGAGGAGAGCTCAGTGGATCATCCACAAATACTGCCAAACACCGGG GAGCGTGCAGATGAACAAATTTTTCCGGAAAGACTCCCATCTCACTTGTCTGGAGAAG ATGCTGTCATCTCTGGCCAGGTACCTGGAGCCCCTGCCAGACGAGGAGGGAGACCCTTTCCTCAGGCAGATCCACGCCCTTTTCCAGTCAGACTTCATTGCTAAGCAGCAACTGCCTGACCAGGAAGAGGGAGAATCAGATGACCTCGCttatgatcagctgatcagagaggagaggccccaggagagagggggagactCTGATCCAGATTCTGTCAAAGCTTCAGACAGAGGCGTGCAGCCCACCACTAAGACCACAGACACAacctcagagacaaacagcagcacagttttaCATCTGGGCTCTGTGCTCTCAACCGAACACGACTATTTACTGTGA
- the mysm1 gene encoding histone H2A deubiquitinase MYSM1 isoform X1: MEDEVDVDIEGDAFEHSISELDGGGLVQEQFTQSAWRSSAGILPWELDSSISPENREVIERMLLEEQYYLTGEEVHHHIWGSDADSKPKVKKSPTKSSASSSRWSKQEKELFEEGLAQFGRRWTKIAKLVGSRSVLQVKNYARQYVKHKAKSEPGAAAPSAGPVMHSQSPQPTSSRVSTLANAVRIEKLSDEEDEEVDITDDLSDEGDDDDKPQAVLKSEFCEPEQLTGTGEQKEAGLTGTKDQPDRTSSSPHRPQPSSSLPCSEKTGLDERGDERVSPPPKQLQEGAQTASEEMAEEDEGQSSHSESSAQTGELEEASVDGTDSAAKTEQSLADRPEEDQEEEEEEEEEELLKAPDQEIEMDMETITEDEKQAIPEFFEGRPSKTPERYLKIRNYILDQWMKSKPKYLNKTSVRPGLKNCGDVNCIGRIHTYLELIGAVNFNCEQAVYNRPKVVDRSKQKEGKDVLEAYQLAQRLQSMRTRKRRVRDIWGNWCDAKDLEGQTYEHLSAEELALRREEMKKQPRPCKMSRFRGSFDPFQLIPCRSFGEDVQEPFQVIVCAETLLIMDMHAHVSRGEVIGLLGGTFSEDEKVLKICAAEPCNSVSTGLQCEMDPVSQTQACDVLSSLGFSVVGWYHSHPSFHPNPSVRDINTQDQFQSYFSRGGAPFIGMIVSPYDPVNRSPHSQTTCLLVKESQEPSGPQKLPYRFDFLSSPDIPDWEQTLRRAQWIIHKYCQTPGSVQMNKFFRKDSHLTCLEKMLSSLARYLEPLPDEEGDPFLRQIHALFQSDFIAKQQLPDQEEGESDDLAYDQLIREERPQERGGDSDPDSVKASDRGVQPTTKTTDTTSETNSSTVLHLGSVLSTEHDYLL, from the exons ATGGAGGACGAGGTGGATGTTGATATCGAGGGAGACGCGTTTGAACACAGTATTAG CGAGCTGGATGGAGGAGGTTTGGTCCAGGAGCAGTTCACACAGTCCGCGTGGAGGAGCAGCGCGGGGATACTG CCATGGGAGCTGGACAGCTCCATCAGCCCAGAGAACAGAGAGGTGATCGAGAGGATGCTCCTGGAGGAACA ATACTACCTGACAGGTGAGGAGGTTCATCATCACATCTGGGGAAGTGATGCTGACAGTAAGCCCAAAGTGAAGAA GTCTCCAACGAAgtcctcggcctcctcttctcGTTGGTCCAAACAGGAGAAGGAGCTGTTTGAGGAAGGACTG GCTCAGTTTGGTCGAAGGTGGACTAAGATTGCCAAGCTGGTGGGCAGCCGTTCCGTTCTTCAGGTCAAGAACTATGCCAGACAGTATGTCAAACACAAG GCTAAGTCAGAACCCGGagctgcagctccctctgcaggcCCTGTGATGCACTCGCAATCCCCTCAGCCCACCTCCAGTCGAGTGTCCACTTTGGCAAACGCTGTCCGTATAGAGAAGCTttctgatgaagaggatgaggaggtagACATCACTGATGACCTGAGCGATGAGGGAGACGATGACGATAAACCACAGGCTGTGCTCAAAAGTGAGTTCTGCGAGCCGGAGCAGCTAACGGGCAcaggagagcagaaagaggCAGGTCTGACTGGGACAAAGGACCAACCCGACCGCACCTCGTCATCCCCACACAGGCCTCAACCCTCGTCTTCCCTCCCTTGCTCAGAGAAGACTGGTCTAGACGAGAGAGGCGATGAGAGAGTCTCACCACCTCCAAAACAACTTCAGGAAGGAGCTCAGACAGCCTCAGAGGAAATggctgaggaagatgaaggcCAGAGCTCCCATTCTGAAAGCTCAGCACAGACTGGTGAACTGGAAGAGGCCTCTGTTGACGGCACAG ATTCTGCTGCGAAGACTGAGCAGAGTCTAGCTGATAGACCAGAAGAAGaccaagaggaggaagaagaggaggaggaggaggagctgcttaAGGCTCCTGACCAGGAAATAGAGATGGACATGGAGACAATCACTGAGGATGAGAAACAAGCTATCCCAGAGTTCTTCGAGGGACGACCATCCAAGACCCCTGAAAGATACCTTAAGATCCGAAACTACATCCTGGATCAATG GATGAAGAGCAAGCCCAAGTACCTGAACAAGACGTCAGTCCGCCCTGGACTGAAGAACTGCGGAGACGTCAACTGCATTGGGAGAATACACACTTATCTGGAGCTCATTGGAGCCGTCAACTTCAACTGCG AGCAAGCAGTCTATAATCGACCAAAGGTGGTGGACCGCTCCAAGCAGAAGGAGGGCAAAGACGTGCTTGAGGCCTACCAGCTGGCCCAGAGACTGCAGAGCATG CGGACCAGGAAGCGACGCGTGCGGGACATATGGGGAAACTGGTGTGACGCTAAAGACTTGGAGGGACAGACGTATGAG CATCTCAGTGCTGAGGAGCTTGCTCTGCggagagaagagatgaagaagcagCCTAGGCCCTGCAAGATGTCCAGATTCAGAGG GTCTTTCGATCCATTCCAGTTGATTCCCTGCAGGTCTTTTGGGGAGGATGTACAG GAGCCATTCCAGGTTATTGTGTGTGCAGAGACTCTTCTCATAATGGACATG CACGCCCACGTGTCGCGGGGGGAGGTCATCGGCCTGCTAGGTGGAACTTTCAGTGAGGACGAGAAAGTTTTAAAG ATCTGTGCAGCAGAGCCATGCAACAGTGTGAGCACAGGCTTGCAGTGCGAGATGGACCCGGTGTCTCAGACACAGGCCTGCGACGTGCTGTCGTCGCTGGGCTTCAGTGTGGTGGGCTGGTACCACTCACACCCCTCCTTCCACCCCAACCCTTCAGTCCgggacataaacacacaggacCAGTTCCAG AGTTATTTCTCACGTGGCGGAGCCCCCTTCATCGGGATGATAGTGAGCCCCTACGACCCAGTCAACCGCTCCCCTCACTCCCAAACCACCTGCTTGTTGGTGAAAGAGAGCCAGGAGCCTTCAGGCCCACAGA AGCTGCCCTACAGATTCGACTTCCTGTCATCACCAGACATTCCAGACTGGGAACAGACGTTGAGGAGAGCTCAGTGGATCATCCACAAATACTGCCAAACACCGGG GAGCGTGCAGATGAACAAATTTTTCCGGAAAGACTCCCATCTCACTTGTCTGGAGAAG ATGCTGTCATCTCTGGCCAGGTACCTGGAGCCCCTGCCAGACGAGGAGGGAGACCCTTTCCTCAGGCAGATCCACGCCCTTTTCCAGTCAGACTTCATTGCTAAGCAGCAACTGCCTGACCAGGAAGAGGGAGAATCAGATGACCTCGCttatgatcagctgatcagagaggagaggccccaggagagagggggagactCTGATCCAGATTCTGTCAAAGCTTCAGACAGAGGCGTGCAGCCCACCACTAAGACCACAGACACAacctcagagacaaacagcagcacagttttaCATCTGGGCTCTGTGCTCTCAACCGAACACGACTATTTACTGTGA